The genomic window CCCAAGGCCTCAAGCGCGAGTTGGAGGTCTATCGCCGGGTGCTCGGCGACGCGCGCACGCCGTGGTTGCCGAAGCTCCTGCTCGGCCTCGCCGTCGGCTATGCCCTCCTACCCTTCGATCTCATCCCGGACTTCATCCCGGTCATCGGCCACCTCGACGACCTCATCATCGTCCCGGTGCTCGTGATCCTCGCGCTGAGGCTCTTGCCCGGCGGCATCTTGGACGATTGCCGGCGCAAGCGGATCGCCCTGCCGAAACCGACCGGTTAGCGCACCGGGGCGCCCCCTGTCCCATACTGGGTCACACGCGCTCGCGTATGCCCTCGAAGGACGCACGGCGAACCGAGACCCGGGCCACAGGATGTGATCGAGATCGAACTTTT from Pseudomonadota bacterium includes these protein-coding regions:
- a CDS encoding DUF1232 domain-containing protein, which gives rise to MTLRARLAEEAQGLKRELEVYRRVLGDARTPWLPKLLLGLAVGYALLPFDLIPDFIPVIGHLDDLIIVPVLVILALRLLPGGILDDCRRKRIALPKPTG